The genomic segment CGTGAACAATGGCAATATATTTTTTTCCTGCACTCCTGTTTTCAAATTGTTTGGAAAACCAGTAAAAACTTTCAACGGTACATGCCATGAGAATCACCCCGCTTGTGAGTTTATCCAGGCGATGAACCGGATTAACTCCAAATTCAGGGTTAAAAGCTGTTTGTTCTGCAAAATCAGGATTATCTTTAATATATTCAGCTATAACGGAACACAGATCATAGCCTGGATCATTATGAATACTCATGCCTGAAGGTTTGTCCACAGCCAGCCATCCTTTTCCTGAATCCAGGATGGGGATATTGTTGCAAATCATTAATAATTCTCCTTTTTTACTGCTGTATCCAGATTTCAAGTCTCTGTTTACTTGATTATAAAATTTTTGCCCAGACTGGTCTTGTACTTTGTTATAATGGGTGTTATAAATATTTTCCAGCCTGTTTCCAGGCATAAAATATTATACTTTAAATATAAAAAAGAGAGAAAAATGAAAATAAATATACCATCTTGTGCCAGGTGTTCTTATAAACCTTCAGACCGTGTATGCAGTTCTGAAAATGGAAAGGCTCCTGATTCATGTCCTACATTAAATAAAAAAGAATTAATAGAAAAAAGTCTTAAAGAATATGAAATACCTGAAATACTTGAATTTACAAAAAATGCTGCAATCCAGGAGGCTGAGGGATATGGGGACAGGGAACTTGGTTATGCCCATGTAAGACCATGCAAGACCAGGATTGAAGAAATTATGGAATTTTCCAAAAAAATGAAATATAAACGCCTGGGTCTGGCTTTTTGTATTGGGCTTAGAGCAGAAGCAAAAACTGCTGAAAAGATTTTTTCATCAAGGGGGTTTGAAGTTGTTTCAGCAGTGTGTAAGTCTGGACGAATTACAAAAGACCGGATTGGATTAACAAGGGAGCAGCAGATTGCAATGGATAAGGATGAAACCATGTGTAACCCCATATTGCAGGCCATGATATTAAATGATGAAAAAACTGATTTTAATATACTCCTGGGTTTATGTGTAGGGCATGATTCCCTGTTTTTGAAATATGCCCAGGCTCCATGTACGGTTCTTGCGGTTAAAGACCGGGTGCTGGGTCATAATCCTCTGGCAGCCGTGTATAATGCCCAAAGTTATTACCGCAGCATAGTCTAAGTCTTTTTCAAGGTAAAAATATGGATTTTAAAAGATTACGCACATCTTTTATTGTGTTGACTGGAATACTTACTATTGGGACTCTGGGGTTTTTTTATATTGAAAAAATGTCCTTTTTTGATTCCCTTTACATGACCATAATTACAATAAGTACTGTTGGGTTTTCAGAAATACATCCCCTGTCATCTAATGGCCGGATTCTGACCATGTTTGTTATATGTACCAGCATTTCCATAGGCGGTTATTCAATGGCAGTGATTGTCCGGGGATTTATTGAAGGAGAGCTGCAGAAAAGATTTGAGAAAAACAAGATGGAAAAACATATTAAAAAATTAAAAAATCATTTTATTATCTGCGGTTTTGGGCGCATTGGCAGGATTATCTGCCGTGAACTGAATGAAGATAATATAGATTTTGTTGTTATTGAGCAGGAAGCCTCTGCAGTAGAACAGATTGAAAAGCTGAAATACCTCTATCTTCAGATGGATGCAACCACAGACGAGGCATTGGTAAAAGCAGGTATCATGAATGCAAAAGGCCTGGTTACAGCAGTTCGGGCTGATGCTAATAATGTTTTTATCACCCTTACGGCAAAAGGTATCAGGCCGGATATTTATGTATTATCAAGAACCTCTGATGTTAAAAATGAGGATAAGCTTAGACGGGCAGGGGCAAACCGGGTAGTATCTCCATACCTTATAGGCGGCAGGCGTATGGCCCAGGAATTGAAACGGCC from the Desulfonema limicola genome contains:
- a CDS encoding potassium channel family protein, which encodes MDFKRLRTSFIVLTGILTIGTLGFFYIEKMSFFDSLYMTIITISTVGFSEIHPLSSNGRILTMFVICTSISIGGYSMAVIVRGFIEGELQKRFEKNKMEKHIKKLKNHFIICGFGRIGRIICRELNEDNIDFVVIEQEASAVEQIEKLKYLYLQMDATTDEALVKAGIMNAKGLVTAVRADANNVFITLTAKGIRPDIYVLSRTSDVKNEDKLRRAGANRVVSPYLIGGRRMAQELKRPAVVDFIDIATMENNMGLIMEEALIKPGSELIGKNLIESQLRKDFGIIIVGIKKISGEMVFNPMPSEILDEGDILVVLGKTEDVVRMYDVL
- a CDS encoding DUF1847 domain-containing protein, yielding MKINIPSCARCSYKPSDRVCSSENGKAPDSCPTLNKKELIEKSLKEYEIPEILEFTKNAAIQEAEGYGDRELGYAHVRPCKTRIEEIMEFSKKMKYKRLGLAFCIGLRAEAKTAEKIFSSRGFEVVSAVCKSGRITKDRIGLTREQQIAMDKDETMCNPILQAMILNDEKTDFNILLGLCVGHDSLFLKYAQAPCTVLAVKDRVLGHNPLAAVYNAQSYYRSIV